From one Bos indicus x Bos taurus breed Angus x Brahman F1 hybrid chromosome 7, Bos_hybrid_MaternalHap_v2.0, whole genome shotgun sequence genomic stretch:
- the CCL25 gene encoding C-C motif chemokine 25 isoform X1 has product MNPWLLVCLVACFAVAWGPTVHAQGAFEDCCLAYHRRARLSLLRHAQSYHRQDVSGSCNLPAVIFFLPQKNKMVCGRPGDRWVRAWMKILDARKNSQYHHGTRRNFQVPHSGVRKLSSGTSTLPLSRFSGPTRNNKRKTSLLSTANPAGP; this is encoded by the exons ATGAATCCGTGGCTCCTGGTCTGCCTGGTGGCCTGCTTCGCAGTTGCCTGGGGTCCCACTGTCCACGCTCAAG GTGCCTTTGAGGACTGCTGCTTGGCCTACCACCGCCGAGCCCGGCTATCCTTGCTGCGGCATGCCCAGAGTTACCATCGCCAGGACGTGAGTGGGAGCTGCAACCTGCCTGCTGTGAT ATTCTTCTTACCCCAGAAAAACAAGATGGTGTGCGGGAGGCCAGGGGACAGGTGGGTTCGGGCTTGGATGAAGATTTTGGATGCCCGGAAAAACAGCCAGTACCACCATGGCACCAGGAGAAACTTCCAAG TCCCTCACTCTGGGGTGAGGAAATTGAGCTCTGGAACCTCAACACTTCCATTGTCAAGGTTTAGCGGCCCCACCAGAAACAACAAGAGGAAAACTTCTCTCCTGTCAACTGCTAATCCAG CAGGACCGTGA
- the CCL25 gene encoding C-C motif chemokine 25 isoform X2, with protein sequence MPPASLAGGPGLRWGCSWCLPLSMLGPHHPPTCSPQLILKVGARRGGPACTMNPWLLVCLVACFAVAWGPTVHAQGAFEDCCLAYHRRARLSLLRHAQSYHRQDVSGSCNLPAVIFFLPQKNKMVCGRPGDRWVRAWMKILDARKNSQYHHGTRRNFQVPHSGVRKLSSGTSTLPLSRFSGPTRNNKRKTSLLSTANPAGP encoded by the exons ATGCCACCTGCCTCCCTTGCAGGGGGCCCTGGCTTGAGATGGGGGTGCTCCTGGTGCCTGCCGCTGTCCATGTTGGGTCCTCATCATCCACCCACCTGCTCTCCCCAGTTAATCCTCAAGGTAGGTGCCAGAAGGGGAGGACCAGCCTGCACTATGAATCCGTGGCTCCTGGTCTGCCTGGTGGCCTGCTTCGCAGTTGCCTGGGGTCCCACTGTCCACGCTCAAG GTGCCTTTGAGGACTGCTGCTTGGCCTACCACCGCCGAGCCCGGCTATCCTTGCTGCGGCATGCCCAGAGTTACCATCGCCAGGACGTGAGTGGGAGCTGCAACCTGCCTGCTGTGAT ATTCTTCTTACCCCAGAAAAACAAGATGGTGTGCGGGAGGCCAGGGGACAGGTGGGTTCGGGCTTGGATGAAGATTTTGGATGCCCGGAAAAACAGCCAGTACCACCATGGCACCAGGAGAAACTTCCAAG TCCCTCACTCTGGGGTGAGGAAATTGAGCTCTGGAACCTCAACACTTCCATTGTCAAGGTTTAGCGGCCCCACCAGAAACAACAAGAGGAAAACTTCTCTCCTGTCAACTGCTAATCCAG CAGGACCGTGA
- the CCL25 gene encoding C-C motif chemokine 25 isoform X3, which produces MNPWLLVCLVACFAVAWGPTVHAQGAFEDCCLAYHRRARLSLLRHAQSYHRQDVSGSCNLPAVIFFLPQKNKMVCGRPGDRWVRAWMKILDARKNSQYHHGTRRNFQVPHSGVRKLSSGTSTLPLSRFSGPTRNNKRKTSLLSTANPGP; this is translated from the exons ATGAATCCGTGGCTCCTGGTCTGCCTGGTGGCCTGCTTCGCAGTTGCCTGGGGTCCCACTGTCCACGCTCAAG GTGCCTTTGAGGACTGCTGCTTGGCCTACCACCGCCGAGCCCGGCTATCCTTGCTGCGGCATGCCCAGAGTTACCATCGCCAGGACGTGAGTGGGAGCTGCAACCTGCCTGCTGTGAT ATTCTTCTTACCCCAGAAAAACAAGATGGTGTGCGGGAGGCCAGGGGACAGGTGGGTTCGGGCTTGGATGAAGATTTTGGATGCCCGGAAAAACAGCCAGTACCACCATGGCACCAGGAGAAACTTCCAAG TCCCTCACTCTGGGGTGAGGAAATTGAGCTCTGGAACCTCAACACTTCCATTGTCAAGGTTTAGCGGCCCCACCAGAAACAACAAGAGGAAAACTTCTCTCCTGTCAACTGCTAATCCAG GACCGTGA